One window from the genome of Lutra lutra chromosome X, mLutLut1.2, whole genome shotgun sequence encodes:
- the LOC125091901 gene encoding ferritin heavy chain-like, with protein MATPQLSQVRQNYHPDCEAAVNSQISLELYASYVYLSMAFYFDRDDVALKHFARFFLRQSREETQRAEKLMELQNQRGGHIRLRDIKKPDRDDWEGGLKAMECALHLEKSVNQSLLDLHQLATDKNDAQLCDFLESHYLHEQVEAIKELGGYVTSLHKMGAPEAGLAEYLFDKLTLGDSDKKN; from the coding sequence ATGGCCACCCCGCAGCTCTCCCAAGTGCGCCAGAACTACCACCCCGACTGCGAGGCCGCTGTCAACAGCCAGATCAGCCTGGAGCTCTACGCCTCCTACGTGTACCTGTCCATGGCCTTCTACTTCGACCGCGACGACGTGGCCTTGAAGCACTTCGCCCGCTTCTTCCTGCGCCAGTCCCGCGAGGAGACCCAGCGTGCCGAGAAGCTCATGGAGCTGCAGAACCAGCGCGGGGGCCACATCCGCCTCCGCGACATCAAGAAGCCGGACCGCGACGACTGGGAGGGCGGCCTGAAGGCCATGGAGTGCGCCCTGCACCTGGAGAAGAGCGTGAACCAGAGCCTGCTCGACCTGCACCAGCTGGCCACCGACAAGAACGACGCCCAGCTCTGCGACTTCCTGGAGAGCCACTACCTGCACGAGCAAGTCGAGGCCATCAAAGAGTTGGGGGGCTATGTCACCAGCCTGCACAAGATGGGGGCCCCCGAAGCCGGCCTGGCAGAGTACCTGTTTGACAAGCTCACCCTGGGCGACAGCGACAAAAAGAACTGA